From Pelosinus fermentans DSM 17108, the proteins below share one genomic window:
- a CDS encoding sodium-dependent transporter has product MGVVKKRETFSSGLAVFFATLGSAVGLGNIWKFPYLTGQNGGGAFLLVYFCCILFVGLPIMLSEFYIGRKTRKNAVGALEELKPGTPWKNIGIMGVASSYLIMFFYSCVAGWVYYYLFKAISGDFVNVTMETAKTQFGDVIMGPLSPILWQFIVIAVVAGILTMGVKKGIEKITKTLMPLLFILIIICDIRALTLPGAAEGIQFLFHVDFGQLSAAAILAALGLAFFKLSLGMGTMMTYSSYFTEENNMFSMAVKVALSDTLVSMLAGLAIFPTVFSFGMEPTAGPGLLFMTIPLVFSQMPFGNLLLIAFFFLTAIAATTAMLSLVEVPVAYLSEEKGMSRKGAAILTAVIMFIVGILATLSVDKTSMLGHITFFGLGFFDLFDYISSNVFMPLGGLLIALLMGYSIKREDVVAELSNHGKLKIAGLVNVYFLLIRYVTPVLLIVVFLNAIGILKM; this is encoded by the coding sequence ATGGGTGTAGTTAAAAAAAGAGAAACATTTTCTTCAGGGTTAGCAGTGTTTTTTGCAACACTAGGATCAGCAGTAGGGTTAGGTAATATTTGGAAGTTTCCTTACTTAACAGGACAAAATGGCGGCGGCGCTTTCTTATTAGTCTATTTTTGCTGTATTTTATTTGTTGGTTTACCGATTATGCTCAGTGAGTTTTACATTGGAAGGAAAACTAGGAAGAATGCTGTAGGTGCCTTGGAAGAGTTAAAACCCGGTACCCCTTGGAAGAACATTGGGATTATGGGCGTTGCGTCCTCTTATCTGATTATGTTTTTTTACAGCTGTGTAGCTGGATGGGTATATTATTATTTATTTAAAGCAATTTCGGGAGATTTTGTTAACGTTACCATGGAGACAGCTAAGACCCAATTTGGTGATGTGATTATGGGGCCATTGTCACCTATTTTATGGCAGTTCATTGTAATTGCTGTAGTAGCCGGTATTTTAACAATGGGTGTAAAAAAAGGGATTGAAAAGATTACCAAGACATTAATGCCATTATTATTTATTCTGATTATTATTTGTGATATTCGTGCTTTGACCTTACCGGGAGCTGCAGAGGGGATTCAATTTTTATTTCATGTTGATTTTGGACAATTATCAGCTGCGGCTATATTAGCAGCCTTAGGACTGGCTTTCTTTAAATTATCCCTTGGTATGGGCACGATGATGACTTATAGCAGTTATTTTACAGAAGAGAACAATATGTTTAGTATGGCAGTTAAAGTGGCTTTATCTGATACATTAGTATCCATGTTAGCAGGTTTAGCGATATTCCCAACTGTATTTTCTTTTGGTATGGAGCCTACGGCTGGGCCTGGATTGCTCTTTATGACCATACCTTTGGTATTTTCTCAAATGCCTTTTGGCAATCTATTATTAATTGCCTTTTTCTTTTTAACGGCTATTGCCGCGACGACTGCCATGTTATCATTGGTAGAAGTGCCTGTGGCGTATTTATCTGAGGAGAAGGGCATGTCGCGAAAAGGCGCAGCAATTCTGACAGCAGTAATTATGTTTATAGTAGGTATTTTAGCAACCTTATCGGTTGACAAGACCAGTATGTTGGGGCATATTACCTTCTTTGGGCTCGGTTTTTTTGATTTATTTGACTATATTTCTTCTAATGTTTTTATGCCATTGGGCGGATTATTGATTGCCTTATTAATGGGATATTCGATAAAGCGTGAAGACGTAGTCGCTGAATTATCCAATCATGGAAAGTTAAAAATTGCAGGATTGGTCAATGTATACTTCTTGCTGATTCGTTATGTAACTCCCGTATTACTGATTGTAGTCTTCTTGAATGCCATTGGGATACTAAAAATGTAG